The genome window TGGAACAGGAACCGATCAGAAATCTTAAAAAAAATTTCTTCTCCCCCGCTAAAAGGATGAAATGCTTCGGTGTTTCATCCTCTTCCTTTTAAATGAACCATTTAATGTAGAACAGACCAGGAGGTAATTATGAATCGTAAAGCATTGGTAGATGCAGTAGCAGAAAAAACAGGGTTGTCCAAGAAAGATACCGATAGCTTTATTACAGGTTTTATTGAAGCAGTTGTTGATGAATTGAAAGATGGTGGTTCTGTAAATCTCGTCGGATTTGGTAGTTTCCGTGTTACCGAGCGCCAGGCTCGGACTGCCCGCAATCCTCGCACCGGCGAAACGGTTGAAGTTCCCGCTCGCAAAGTGCCTGCGTTTAAAGCCGGCAAAGAGTTGAAATCTGTCATCAACTAATCCGGCGTAGATTTTTATTACCGGAAAAAATCAACTTTTTTAATGTTTAGTTATCAAAACCCTTTATGAATTTCATGAAGGGTTTTGTTTTTACCATCCGGATAATCACAAATCGATTATTTTTAAATCACGGTCGCGTTAATAAGGCTCTGGCGCTGCACTCAAATTTTCATTCGCTATTATAGTTTGGGGGTGTTCCGATTTTCCCGAAAGCTTTTCGATAATCTCACCGATCAAATATTCAATTTGAACTAAAAATCGCTCACTTGCGCAGGCGCGATTCTGGCATTTGCGGCAGGCGATTGCCAATTCGCAACCCACAGCTTTTTTATAATCCCATTCCAACTGTCGCACCGTTCGCGAAAAGTCCTGATATTCCCGCGAGCGGTGTCTCCCCCCGGTGATTAGCGGAACAACCCATTTATCGCGTATCACTTCTTCAAGCTCTTTCAACCGCCCCAAATATTGCCCGATAGTCGCTTTCCACAACGAATGCACTTTATCATGCTGCTCTTTATATAACTCGGGATCTTCTGCTTTGGCAAAATTTTCGTTTTTTACGGTTTCGCCGGGAAAATTCACAATCATCACCAACAATTCATAAATGTAATTAAGCTCTTTTAATGTATTTACGTCGTTTTGAATTTTGCCGGATAACACGACTTTACCAAAATCAAAAACGATATCCAGACAGGCATTAATCGTCGTTTCCATTTCTTCCAACCGCTTTTGGGAACGCAACGCGAGTTGGACTGTCGCACTTTCCAACCGTTTACGAATGCTGGGAAATGGATGCTGGCTAAGAATATTCAACGATTTCATCGCCCGTAAAACCGGGAAAGCGTTATCGGTAATCAGGCTGATCAACTCATCAACATTGATGATATCGGTTACCATTTTTCGCACCTGTTTATCTTCATCCGTGTGTGCCTGAACGACGGTGAAAAAATAGTGCGGGTTGTTCAAATCGGATTGGCAAAGCTCCAATAGCTCCAATTTTCGGGTTTGGACGAGTGTTTTTAACGGATCTACCGGCGGAAATCCATTCATTTCAACTAACCGTTCCGGTTTGAAATCATCTTTTACATAACAAAAATGGCGCCGGACAGCATCGAGCACACACCATAATTGATGGGCACTAATGAATTGTAGCAACCTCGGCGAAATTAACGCAGCTGCAATTTCGGAATACGGGAATCTTTCAAGATGACTGACTGCGGTCTGAACAATTACCATATCTTCATCCAACAAAAACGGGGTGAGATTGGCGATGCAATGCGCAACATCCTGATTATCCTTAGCCCGATTAATCGCCGAAATTTGACGAAGATAGTGTTGCTTTAATTTGATGGACTGTTGAATCAGCCGCAAAATATCGTTATCAACGGATTTTGTTCCGCGACGAATCAAATATCGCCGCATCATTTCCAACATTGCAATGCTGACAGTCGGGTTCAGGAATGCGCTTTTCAACACTTTCAGATTTGTTTCATAAACCAGAAAAACCAGAATACTTGAAAATCCTTCACGACCGATATATTGAATTTTTTCCGCTTCCGGCAGCGATAACAATGGCTTAAACTGTCCCAAAATGAGCCAATAAGGATTGTCCATCGCCGCTTTTCGAACCATCGGGGAGGGATCATCAATCAAAATTTCGATAAGTTGGGGATCGTGATAGATGCGGGCAACGTGCCAGCGAACCTCGGAGGCTTGCTTTAGTAATTGCATAATGCGGGCTTCCTGGCCCGCAGCGTCCGATTTGCGGTAGTAGTTTTCCAGAACATACTCCAGCAACTTCGCCGGATTATGATACAACATCGAAAAAGTATTTATCATCTCCATCCCTGAGCAACAAATTCTTTAAAACATCCTGTTTCACTATCGTTATCGACCAATTAAGGCGATGTTTTAAGCGTTATTTGTTACAAAAAAGCACACTTCATTTTCCAAACCACGAATCTACAGAATCAAAAATCGCAACATTTTATTTGGAACTTTCCGGTTATCTGACTATTATTTCAGTGGTCGCCTACCTGTAACTTTTCACGCATTCGTGATCTATTCAACAAAGGAGTTTTACCCAATGAA of Calditrichia bacterium contains these proteins:
- a CDS encoding HU family DNA-binding protein gives rise to the protein MNRKALVDAVAEKTGLSKKDTDSFITGFIEAVVDELKDGGSVNLVGFGSFRVTERQARTARNPRTGETVEVPARKVPAFKAGKELKSVIN